The Nymphalis io chromosome 14, ilAglIoxx1.1, whole genome shotgun sequence genome has a segment encoding these proteins:
- the LOC126773368 gene encoding snRNA-activating protein complex subunit 3, with protein sequence MDFRTMDLSENQSVSKDLTFFQFKANSEDNLADNTNVEESTTSASPNEIITDPEITQISNVVMTIEPESYKNCQVKLYEEDKGPKWYPVKGNIITPPIITKNLPEAFKFMPVFGTPKNRHELQEFQDDKVREYVGCDLGDEEYNKLASYCSPMHLKTGNELVMPTTYPIQGPLPDKNVDNLELDEASENLCIVKKLKLRLEKDINGHYTRKLKYRGVRVIPPSPDDDYKIPLTPLEPGKDLVFYIRVYRPFYCNGKFRNNTRHSIFSNELMLLGRHKLSVLRDHIVCANDVGMRVDVSENPDDLPTTSAKEVFPSGFLFINNVFYVDTRKGCVDYSKPIREWAIKKGLGDFPHKDMTEVTLDQIVIKLGHPDVYVHQGRCEHPLSVSRVRLLRADESRVRWPAHSALSHNQTVYCATCAEFGARWIVTGCERVPFDPAFFCDTCLKLYLYRDGKKICDFRAYSYRGNELNILKPHG encoded by the exons ATGGACTTTCGAACTATGGATCTTTCTGAAAATCAATCTGTATCAAAGGACCTTaccttttttcaatttaaagcgAATTCTGAGGATAATTTGGCTGATAATACAAACGTAGAAGAGTCAACAACATCTGCAAGTCCAAATGAAATCATAACTGATCCTGAAATTACTCAAATCAGTAATGTTGTAATGACAATAGAGCCGGAGTCATACAAAAACTGTCAGGTCAAATTATATGAGGAAGATAAAGGTCCAAAATGGTACCCTGTCAAGGGTAATATAATTACGCCACCAATTATCACAAAAAATCTTCCAGAAGCATTTAAGTTTATGCCTGTATTTGGAACGCCTAAAAATAGACATGAATTGCAAGAGTTTCAGGATGACAAAGTTAGAGAATATGTAGGATGTGATTTAGGTGATGAAGAATATAACAAACTTGCATCCTACTGCag TCCAATGCATTTAAAAACTGGAAATGAATTGGTAATGCCAACCACTTATCCAATACAAGGACCATTACCAGATAAAAATGTGGATAACCTGGAATTAGATGAAGCTAGTGAAAATCTTTGTATTGTAAAAAAGCTGAAGCTTAGACTCGAAAAAGATATTAATGGCCATTACACAAGAAAGCTTAAGTACAGGGGTGTGCGAGTTATACCACCGTCACcg GATGATGATTACAAAATACCTCTAACACCATTGGAGCCGGGTAAGGACCTAGTATTTTACATCAGGGTATATCGGCCCTTCTACTGCAATGGTAAATTTAGAAAT AACACCCGCCATTCGATATTCAGTAACGAGTTAATGTTGCTGGGAAGACACAAGCTGTCGGTGCTGCGCGACCACATAGTGTGCGCCAACGACGTGGGCATGCGCGTGGACGTCTCCGAGAACCCGGACGATCTGCCCACTACCTCTGCCAAG GAAGTGTTCCCGTCTGGTTTCCTGTTCATTAATAATGTGTTCTATGTAGACACGCGGAAGGGATGCGTGGACTATTCCAAGCCTATTCGCGAATGGGCCATCAAGAAGGGATTAGGAGACTTTCCCCACAAAGACATGACCGAAGTGACATTAGACCAAATCGTCATAAAACTCGGCCATCCTGAT GTGTACGTGCACCAAGGGCGCTGCGAGCACCCGCTGAGCGTGTCGCGCGTGCGCCTGCTGCGCGCCGACGAGAGCCGCGTGCGCTGGCCGGCGCACAGCGCGCTGTCGCACAACCAGACCGTGTACTGCGCCACGTGCGCGGAGTTCGGCGCGCGCTGGATCGTGACGGGCTGCGAGCGCGTGCCCTTCGACCCCGCCTTCTTCTGCGACACGTGCCTCAAGCTCTACCTCTACCGGGATGGCAAGAAGATCTGCGACTTCCGCGCCTACTCCTACCGCGGAAACGAGCTCAATATCCTCAAACCGCACGGCTGA
- the LOC126773449 gene encoding immediate early response 3-interacting protein 1, with translation MLTLWNLFEASLLCLNAVCVLHEERFMQKMGWGANNRNQGFEDQSSMKYQVLNLVRSIRTVTRIPLIILNILTIIFKLLLG, from the exons ATGCTGACGTTGTGGAACCTATTTGAAGCTTCTTTACTGTGCTTAAATGCTGTCTGCGTTCTCCATGAGGAAAGATTTAtgcaaaaaa TGGGATGGGGTGCTAATAACAGAAATCAAGGCTTCGAAGACCAGTCTTCAATGAAATACcaagttttaaatttagtaagGTCAATACGGACAGTAACGAGAA TTCCACTCatcatattgaatattttaacaataatttttaaattattactggGGTAa